From the genome of Nitratidesulfovibrio sp.:
CGTGGACCAGACCAAGATGAAGCCCAAGAACGTGGCCGCCGTCATGGTCACCACCCGCATGCCCGTTTCCGCCAAGCCCGGCACCCGTCTGGACGTCACCGTGTCGTCCATGGGCGACGCCACCAGCCTTCAGGGCGGCGTGCTGCTGATCACCCCGCTGAAGGGCGTGGACGGCAAGGTGTACAGCCTGGCGCAGGGGCCGCTGGCCCTGGGCGGCTTTTCCGTCGAAGGGCAGGCCGCCCGTGCCCAGAAGAACGTGACCACCGTGGGCACCATTCCCGGCGGGGCCATCGTGGAGCGGGGCATTCCCTTCCAGTTCAACAGCCAGGATACGCTGACCCTGCACATGTCCAGCGCCGATTTTTCCACCACCATGCAGGTGGTGGAACGGCTGAACCGGGTCATGGGCGGCAGCTACGCCAAGGCCCAGGATGCCTCCACCGTGGCCCTGGACGTGCCGCCCGCCTACCGGGGCAACCTGGTGCCGCTGATGGCCTCCATCGAAAACATCGAGGTCACCCCCGATTCCCCGGCCAAGGTGGTGGTGGACGAGAAGACCGGCACCGTGGTGCTGGGGCGCGACGTGCGCATCTCTCGCGTGGCCGTGGCCCACGGCAGTTTGCAGGTCACCGTGCAGGAAGGCATGGACGTCTCGCAGCCCGGCCCGTTCAGCCAGGGACAGACCGTGGCCACCCCGCGCACCGACATCAACGTGCGTGAGGAAAACCGCCGTCTGATGCTCATGGAAGGCGCCACCTTGCAGGAACTGGTGGATGGCCTGAACGCCATCGGCGCTACCCCGCGCGATCTTGTTTCGATCCTGCGGGCCATGAAGACGGCGGGGGCTTTGCATGCCGACCTCGAAGTCATCTAGCTGCGGCACAAGGGCCTTTTTGCCTCTGCCGTCGTCAGAACGCTTTTTTGTTCCGGTCGGGTATCACAAAAGTACGCTCCCTCCACAAAAAGAGCGTTCTTCCTCGGCAGAGACAAAAAATCCTCTTGTGCCGGAGTCTCGCGTCGCCAATCGGATTGCCCGGTTGCAGAGGCATGAGGTTCCAGTTCAGCCGGAAGGACAGCAACCATGACCGCTCCCGTCGATCCCAAACTCGCCACCGCCGCCTCGGCCCAGCACGAGCTTACCCAGCGCAAGCTCGAGATGGATGCCCTGCGCAAGCGCCTGCGCACCGATCCGTCAAAGGAACAGAAGCTGCGCGAGGCGTGCGAGGGGTTCGAATCCATCTTCGTGCAGAAGATGTGGGAGCAGATGCGCGCCACCCTGCCCAAGGAAGGCTACCTGCACAGCAAGGAAGAAGAATTCTGGCAGTCCATGTTCGATCAGGAGCTTGCCAAAAAGATGACCTCCGCCGGGGGCATCGGGCTGGCCGACATGATCTACGAGCAGCTTTCCACCAAGCTTACCGACGCCAGCCGCACCACCGCGCCCAGTTCGGTACGTGAACCGGTGGCGGTGAAGCCGGTGTCGCTGGTGCCGCGCATGATCACGCCCGCGTCCGAAGGGGCGCACGGGGTCAGCGGGACAGGCGGGATAGGCGGGGCAGGCGGGGCCAGGGCCGATGCCGCGTCGTCCATGTACGAACCCGCCAGCCCCGAAGCACAGGTGGCGACGGATGCCCAGGCGCCGGGCGCGACCGGGACGGAAGCGAAGGCCGGTGCGGAAGGTCAGGCCGGGCATGCCATCGTGCGGCAGCATCTGGCCGAACTGGAACGTCAGGTCGCCGCCGCGCCCCCTGCCGGCGAGGCCAGCCAGGTGGTGGCAACCGTGGAGGTCGCACCGGCTGTGGCGGGCTCTGCGGGTGCCGCTGTCACAACCGGCGCAGCTGCCGCAACGGGCGCCGCCGCGGCCCCGTCCGCTGCGGTACCGGCTGCCGCCGCCGAATCCGGGCAGGCAGGCGCCGCTGCCTCCAAGGCCCAGCGGCGTGCCGCGCGCGGCCTGCCCGCCGCATCCGTGCCGGGCGAGAACACGCGCAAGGTGCGCAGTCCCATGCGTGATGCCCAGTTGGGTCCGCCCATCGTGCACCGCAGCGGTGCCATGAAGCGGGTGGCCTCGCCTGCGGCCACGCGCACGCTTGCCGTGCCCACGGGCGCGCCTTCGGCCGCCGAGTTGCAGGCGGGTGCCGCCGGGCAGGGTGCGCAGGGCGTGCAGACCCCCGTATCCGGCGATGGGGCAGTAGGCACGGCGTCCCCGGCATCCGGTGCGACGGCTCCGGCATCGGGCGCGGCCTCCCCGGCGGCCGCATCGTCAATTTTCCCGGCGACCCCGACC
Proteins encoded in this window:
- a CDS encoding flagellar basal body P-ring protein FlgI, with amino-acid sequence MSPSLRFLTARLLVVPLLAALWLLALPGGAGAVRIKDIASFGGVRDNQLVGYGLVVGLGGTGDKKDSTFTMSSMVNMLERMGVAVDQTKMKPKNVAAVMVTTRMPVSAKPGTRLDVTVSSMGDATSLQGGVLLITPLKGVDGKVYSLAQGPLALGGFSVEGQAARAQKNVTTVGTIPGGAIVERGIPFQFNSQDTLTLHMSSADFSTTMQVVERLNRVMGGSYAKAQDASTVALDVPPAYRGNLVPLMASIENIEVTPDSPAKVVVDEKTGTVVLGRDVRISRVAVAHGSLQVTVQEGMDVSQPGPFSQGQTVATPRTDINVREENRRLMLMEGATLQELVDGLNAIGATPRDLVSILRAMKTAGALHADLEVI
- a CDS encoding peptidoglycan DD-metalloendopeptidase family protein; amino-acid sequence: MTAPVDPKLATAASAQHELTQRKLEMDALRKRLRTDPSKEQKLREACEGFESIFVQKMWEQMRATLPKEGYLHSKEEEFWQSMFDQELAKKMTSAGGIGLADMIYEQLSTKLTDASRTTAPSSVREPVAVKPVSLVPRMITPASEGAHGVSGTGGIGGAGGARADAASSMYEPASPEAQVATDAQAPGATGTEAKAGAEGQAGHAIVRQHLAELERQVAAAPPAGEASQVVATVEVAPAVAGSAGAAVTTGAAAATGAAAAPSAAVPAAAAESGQAGAAASKAQRRAARGLPAASVPGENTRKVRSPMRDAQLGPPIVHRSGAMKRVASPAATRTLAVPTGAPSAAELQAGAAGQGAQGVQTPVSGDGAVGTASPASGATAPASGAASPAAASSIFPATPTTPTTAPTTAPTTAPMSKASPTGGPAVASGTPGSMVWPHEGRIASGFGWRNDPITGERAWHPGVDIAVTEGDPVRAAWDGKVVFAGERADYGRLVVLEHPGGWRSFYGHNGSLDVREGDVVRAGTEIAKAGGTGRVAGPHLHFEVRQGELAVNPEYAARSLASGGVAAQRTRTGG